GGGTTTCAGGTTCCTGTCAGCAAGGTGCAGAAGCGCCGAGAGAGCCTGTTGCCGCCGCTTCCCCAGGCGCGAAAACAGATAATGCACTTCCAGAAGAGTATCCAGATTCCAGTCGGCATCCATCAATTCGTTCGACATCGCTTTCCTTCACCTTTCCGGCAGGGTGGAAGCCTGCGCCTGCGTGAAAGACAACCAAAGATCGATAGTGCTATTCCTGCCACGGCTTGATGCGGGCGCCGTCCTCGACGTCGCGATTGGGATGGATAATCACCTCTTCGCCTTCGCTCAGACCGGAAAGCACCTGCGCCGTTACACCGTTCCTCTGGCCGATTTCAACCGGCCTGAGCGAAGCCCTGCCGCCTTCGACGACAAAGACGGCCCAGCCGCCTTCGTGCCGGAAAAGCGCGCTCTCCGGCACCCGGAGCACGTCTTCGCCTTCCCAGATCACGAACGAGGCGTCCACGCGGTACTCATCCCCCAGATTCTTCCAGACCTCGCGAGGCGAGGTAATATCGGATATAATAAGGACCCTCTGCTCTTCGACACCGAGTGCGGATATCTTCAAGAAACCCGATGGCTCAACCACACGCACCCTCCCCTCGAGCGGGTCGCCGCCGCCCCATCGCTCAAAAAAGACGCGCGTCCCCGGCTCCACCTTTACCGCATCGTCGGACAAGAGGTCCACCTCGACCTCGAGGGCCGACGGATCGCCTATCTCCATGACTGCCTCGCCCGTCGATACGACGCCCTCACTCTCGCGGAACACCTCAAAAACACTGCCTGTTACAGGGGATTTCAGTTCGATCGCCTCCGAAGGCGCCGCTTCAGCCGTATATCTCAGAGCGGTGCGGGCAGCCTCCAACTGGTGGCGCGCGACCTCGACCGCAAACCGTGCGGATTTGAGCGCCGCTTCGGCCGCACGAGCCTGCGCCTCCGCCCTGTCGAACTCGTCTTGCGAGACAATGCCCTCCTTGAACAAGCCCTGCTTTCTGCGATATTCAGCCTGGGCGTAGTCGGCCTCTGCGGCGACTCGCTCAACTTCCTCTTCCGCTCTTCTGAGCGCGGCCTCGGCGGCGTCCACGTCGGCTTGCGCCCTGGCGCGCGTCCTCGGATCGGGATTCTCCGGACGCAACGGCTCGAGCGTGGCCACGTCCTGGCCCGCTGAAACCGGATCGCCCTCATCCAAGCGTATGCGCCTGAGAAAACCGGCCACCGGCGCCGTGATCGTGTATCTGTCGATCACGCGCGTTTTGCCGTCTTCTTCAACCGAGACGGTCATGGGTCCGCGGCTCACGGCCTGCGTCTGCACCCGGACCGGCTTCTCCATCAATCCATATATGACCGCGATGACAACAAGCGCCAGCGCCGCCGCCACGAGCATCTTCCTGTGCCTTCTCACCTGGTCGCTACTCCTTCGTCTTGAGTATCTCTACAAGCGCGAGCCGATCGAGCCGCATCTTTACGACTATGCCTGAAGCCACGGCTGCCACAAGCACCACGGCGGCGGCGAATGCGTACGTGTTTGCGCCTATTATCACGGGTAACCTGAAGAGGTCCGACTCCATTCCCACGAGCATGTACGTCGCCATCAGGCGCCCGAGCCCAAAGCCGATAGGTATCGACGCCAGCGTCAGTGCTGCAAGTTCTCCCAACAGTATGAAAGAGACTTCGCCGCGCGTGAAGCCCAGCACGCGGAGGCTGCCGAGGTCGCGGCTCCGCTCCGAAAGAGATATCCGCGCGCTGTTGTACACCACGCCGAACGCGATTGACATTGCCAACGCGGTCATAATCGTGGTGAATATCAGGACCTGCCCGCTCATGGTCTCGTAGAAGCTCTCGATAGCCAGCTTCCTCACTGTGGTGCCGGCTACTCGGGGCATCTCATGCAGCTCCCGATAGATGCGGCTGTCATAGGCCGAATCGGTGGATAGATAGGCGCCCGAAATCGCATGGCCCTCGCGCATCAGCCTGTTCAGGGCCGATATCTCCATGTATGCGGAAACGCCGATGAATTCATTGACCAGTCCCGCGACAGCTACCTGCCGTACCGGTCTTTCGCCCTCGAGCACCTCCACGGTTAACGTATCACCCGGCGAAATACCAAGTATTTCGGCCAGATAGTCGGTCAGCACCACGCCGCGGGACGGCAGGTCAACCTGCCGGAACTGCGTGTCCAGAAGCTGGTACAGGTCTCCCCCGTTCTGAATGCCCATGATGGACGTCCGGTAGCTTCGGTGGCCGAATCGGAGCGTGGCGGGCACAGACCTGAATGGCTCGACGCGCTCCACTCCCTGAAGACCTTGGAGCGAGTAGAGAGCCTCCCAGGACGTCGGTTCCACGAATGATACCGCAAGATCGTCGCGTTGCGCAAGTCCGAACTGCACCTCCACGATGTAATCCACCGCATCTCGAAAGAACATACCTGCCACCAGTACGGCGCATGCAAATGCAATCCCGATCACCGTAAGCATTGATTTTACCGGCGTACGCTCGATATTCCTCGTTATCATGCGCGCCTGCGGCGACAAAAGCCGCCCCAGCCCCGCGCGCTCGACAAGAGATACACGGTACACCGCGGGCGGGGCGGGTCTCATCGCTACGGCCGGCGGCAAAATGGCGGCTTTCCTTACGGCGAACAGCGCACCCGCCATGGCCGCGGCAATACTGATAAGGGCGCCTTCAAAGGCGGTGGACGCATCAAGCCCGTAGTCGATAAACGGGAAGCGATAGTAATCCATGTACATGTTGCTCAGGCCTTTGCCCAACCGCATTCCGACGCCTATTCCGCCGGTCACCCCAATGAGCGTGATTGCGAGAACCAGCGCCGCGTAGTGCAGCCCGATGTCGCGGTTTGTATATCCGAAAGCCTTGAGAACCGCTATCTGCTCGCGCTGGGTATCGACCAGGCGCGTCACAACAATGTTCAGGAGAAACGCGGCAACCCCAAGAAAAATGACCGGAAACACCGTCGCCATGTTCGCGAGTTGTTTGAATTCTTCCGACAGGTATCTATGCGACACCTGGTCAATACGGCCGTATGCTCCCGTGCCGCCGTAAGGCTCGAGCAAGACGTCAAGCCGGTCTATCACGCTCTCCACGGCGGCGGCATGATTAACCGACAGCGCCACGTCGTTGAAAGCGCCGTCCATGTCGTATGCAGTGCCCAGCGGGGTCCGGGCCATCCACATCACGGCATACCGCTCGAAATCGGGAAAGATGGTCCCGGGCTTCAATTGGTACACGTATTCGGGTGAGAGAGCCACCCCAACCACAGCCAATTCCTTGAGCCTTCCATTGATTACCGCGGTAAACGTGAAGCCGGGTCTGATTCCATGAGCTTCGGCAAACGCCTCGCCCAGCACGACCTCGTCGTCCCGGCCCGGCTCGACCATTCGTCCCTCGGTAAGGTACAATTGATTCAATTCCGGCTCGCCGATATCCGGCACCGAGACAAGGCGTCCCGTTACCGGCTCGTCGTAATCGGGAATCTCAAGCTTGACCTCCGCGACCACCCTCGTCTCGACGCGGTCCACCCCCGGAATCTCAGCGATCCTGGCGGCAAGTCCGTCGGGCGCGCGCTTCAACGAGGCGAAAACGTCCGCAAAGCGGTAGTCTGCATAGAACCTCGCCTGAGTGCGCTTCAACGATTCCATCGTGCTTACGGAGAGAATGAACGTGGCGACCCCGCTGACGATGACTATCGCGATCGCGAGAGCCTGCGCCTTCATCTCCCAAAGGTTCCTCAGCAGCTTCTTCTCAAGCGACCTCATCGGCTCACCAATGAATCTCCCTCGGAGGTTTCCTTCGCTCGTTTATCGTGACCTCGGCAATGAGCCCGTCGTGCATCCTCATCACGCGGTCGGCCATGGCCGCGATCTCGGAATTGTGGGTTATAACTGCCGTGGTGGTCCCCAGTTCCCGGTTTACCCTATCGAGCGCCTCGAGGACCAGGACCCCGGTTGAGGAATCGAGCGCGCCCGTCGGCTCGTCGCACAGCAGCACAGAAGGGTTCTTTGCGATCGCCCGTGCAATTGCCACCCGCTGCTGCTCTCCGCCAGAAAGCTGCGCCGGGAAATGGCCGCTCCTCTCGCCAAGCCCGACGATCCGAAGCGCATCCATCGGATTCATCGATTTTTCGGCTATCTCGGTGACAACCGCGACGTTTTCCAGCGCGGTCAGACTCGGAATGAGGTTGTAGAACTGAAAAACGAAGCCGACGTACGAGCGCCTGTATTCGGTCAATTCCTTATCGCTGGCGCTGGTCAATTCGAGCCCGTCATAAAGAACACGTCCGCCTGAGGCCGTGTCGAGACCTCCCAGGATATTGAGCAATGTCGATTTTCCGCTCCCCGACGGGCCGAGCAGAACGACCATCTCTCCAGCATACAGCTTCATGTCCACGCCGCGAAGCGCCTGCACATCGACTTCGCCCATATGATAGACCTTTGTCAGTTTCTCCGCCTGAAAAACGATCTTTGGACTGGAGCCGCCCTCAGATAAATCTTTTTCCATCTAAAAAATCCCATATTGTCGATCTTTGCCTGACATATTCCCTATTTGCATTATAGCGCAATTCCGGCCCGCCGATGTATCGACTCCCAAAAAACCAGCAGGTTAAACAATCCTCTAATTAATAAGATCGGGGAGGGGCGACAACTGTCACCTTGGGCTTCGTCCGAGGAGGGTTGACCGGAGGCCGATGGACAGTAGGTGCGAATTTACTCGCACAGCCTTCTTCCAAAAAAACATTTCGGGGGCAGACACCATTCTGATGAATTTCCAAACACGGAAATCCGCAAATGGTGTCGGCCCCCGTCGCGTTAATCCCTGAGGCCGTTACGGGATATAACCGAGCGACCTCAGTATCTCCTTCTTCTCCTCTGAAATCTCCTGCTGTGAAGCGGTGGGTACGTAATAGGTCTCCCACCATTGGCTGAGCGCCGCCTGCAACTTCTGAACTACTTCGGCCTCTGTCTCAGCCAGGTCATTCCCCTCGAGGTCCTCACCCACCCGATACAACTCGATACCTTTGTATTTGTTATCTATCAACTTGTAATCGCTGGAGATGATGGCCAGTTCCCTGTATTTCAGGAACTCCGGAGGGGCGCCCTCAAAATTTGCCGGCAATTGATCGAATAGTCTCCGTTGCACGAACAGGAATGATTTGGGCTGCTCCGCCTCGCCCAATAGAGGGCCTTCAAAACTGACTCCCGCGAACTGCTCGGGCTTCCCATCGAGCGCCACGTCGACGATTGTAGGAGCGATATCAACAGACTCGATGAGAGAATCCACAGTTTTGCCTTCCGGCAACCTCCCTTTCCATGACATTATGAGAGGGACCTTCGTGATGTGATCATGCAAAAAGGCGCCGTGGCCGAAGACAAAATTATACCGGCTTCGCAATTCGCCCAGTGTTTCGCCGTGGTCGCCGACCAGAATGATAAACGGCTGTGTTGGACTTTTGGAGAAACGCTGATCGAGATAATCCAACAGTTTTCCGATGTAACTGTCCATGTACGAGATTTCACCGTCATAAAGAGAGACAAAATGTTCTATCTCCTCTTCCTTCCACTGCACCGATTCGGGATGGAAGCCCACAGGCTTCTTTATCTTTG
The window above is part of the Candidatus Abyssobacteria bacterium SURF_5 genome. Proteins encoded here:
- a CDS encoding efflux RND transporter periplasmic adaptor subunit, with the translated sequence MLVAAALALVVIAVIYGLMEKPVRVQTQAVSRGPMTVSVEEDGKTRVIDRYTITAPVAGFLRRIRLDEGDPVSAGQDVATLEPLRPENPDPRTRARAQADVDAAEAALRRAEEEVERVAAEADYAQAEYRRKQGLFKEGIVSQDEFDRAEAQARAAEAALKSARFAVEVARHQLEAARTALRYTAEAAPSEAIELKSPVTGSVFEVFRESEGVVSTGEAVMEIGDPSALEVEVDLLSDDAVKVEPGTRVFFERWGGGDPLEGRVRVVEPSGFLKISALGVEEQRVLIISDITSPREVWKNLGDEYRVDASFVIWEGEDVLRVPESALFRHEGGWAVFVVEGGRASLRPVEIGQRNGVTAQVLSGLSEGEEVIIHPNRDVEDGARIKPWQE
- a CDS encoding FtsX-like permease family protein, producing MRSLEKKLLRNLWEMKAQALAIAIVIVSGVATFILSVSTMESLKRTQARFYADYRFADVFASLKRAPDGLAARIAEIPGVDRVETRVVAEVKLEIPDYDEPVTGRLVSVPDIGEPELNQLYLTEGRMVEPGRDDEVVLGEAFAEAHGIRPGFTFTAVINGRLKELAVVGVALSPEYVYQLKPGTIFPDFERYAVMWMARTPLGTAYDMDGAFNDVALSVNHAAAVESVIDRLDVLLEPYGGTGAYGRIDQVSHRYLSEEFKQLANMATVFPVIFLGVAAFLLNIVVTRLVDTQREQIAVLKAFGYTNRDIGLHYAALVLAITLIGVTGGIGVGMRLGKGLSNMYMDYYRFPFIDYGLDASTAFEGALISIAAAMAGALFAVRKAAILPPAVAMRPAPPAVYRVSLVERAGLGRLLSPQARMITRNIERTPVKSMLTVIGIAFACAVLVAGMFFRDAVDYIVEVQFGLAQRDDLAVSFVEPTSWEALYSLQGLQGVERVEPFRSVPATLRFGHRSYRTSIMGIQNGGDLYQLLDTQFRQVDLPSRGVVLTDYLAEILGISPGDTLTVEVLEGERPVRQVAVAGLVNEFIGVSAYMEISALNRLMREGHAISGAYLSTDSAYDSRIYRELHEMPRVAGTTVRKLAIESFYETMSGQVLIFTTIMTALAMSIAFGVVYNSARISLSERSRDLGSLRVLGFTRGEVSFILLGELAALTLASIPIGFGLGRLMATYMLVGMESDLFRLPVIIGANTYAFAAAVVLVAAVASGIVVKMRLDRLALVEILKTKE
- a CDS encoding ABC transporter ATP-binding protein, encoding MEKDLSEGGSSPKIVFQAEKLTKVYHMGEVDVQALRGVDMKLYAGEMVVLLGPSGSGKSTLLNILGGLDTASGGRVLYDGLELTSASDKELTEYRRSYVGFVFQFYNLIPSLTALENVAVVTEIAEKSMNPMDALRIVGLGERSGHFPAQLSGGEQQRVAIARAIAKNPSVLLCDEPTGALDSSTGVLVLEALDRVNRELGTTTAVITHNSEIAAMADRVMRMHDGLIAEVTINERRKPPREIHW